The sequence below is a genomic window from Flavobacterium sediminilitoris.
TTTTCTTAATCCTACTAAATATTTATTTTTTGTATTCTTAAACCATTTAAATCGTTGGTGGATTAATACATCGTGAATTAAGAAATAGGCTATCCCATAACATAATATTCCTAATCCTATAAAAAACAAAATATTCAAAGTTGGATTTACTCCAAAATAGAATAAGGCAATACTTGGAATGGCAAAAATGATAAAAAAAGCATCGTTCTTTTCAAAAACACCATTATACTTTGGTTGATGATGGTCTTCATGTAAATACCATAAAAAACCATGCATTACAAATTTATGTGTAAGCCAAGTTACTGCTTCCATGAGTAAAAAAGTAACTAGAGTTGTTATAAAATAGAATAGAATAGTCATTAGGCAATAATA
It includes:
- a CDS encoding sterol desaturase family protein, whose amino-acid sequence is MTILFYFITTLVTFLLMEAVTWLTHKFVMHGFLWYLHEDHHQPKYNGVFEKNDAFFIIFAIPSIALFYFGVNPTLNILFFIGLGILCYGIAYFLIHDVLIHQRFKWFKNTKNKYLVGLRKAHKIHHKHLGKEHGECFGMLYVPFKYFSM